A section of the Streptomyces sp. NBC_00178 genome encodes:
- a CDS encoding NUDIX hydrolase produces the protein MQWKIHGERPIYENAWVNVWLTDVETPDGNRWEHHVVKLRHLAVAAVVNERREVLMMWRHRFITDAWAWELPMGLVEEGETPADAAAREVLEETGWRPGPIKPLIYAEPANGITDSQHHVFRADGATYEGPPTEKNESDRIEWIPLADVRGMIDRREVVSSGSLVGLLYVLMDEAIR, from the coding sequence ATGCAGTGGAAGATCCACGGGGAACGTCCGATCTATGAGAACGCATGGGTGAACGTGTGGCTCACCGACGTCGAGACGCCGGACGGGAACCGCTGGGAGCACCACGTCGTCAAGCTCCGGCACCTGGCCGTGGCTGCCGTGGTCAACGAGCGACGCGAGGTGCTGATGATGTGGCGGCACCGCTTCATCACGGACGCCTGGGCGTGGGAGCTGCCCATGGGCCTGGTCGAGGAGGGCGAGACGCCGGCCGACGCGGCTGCCCGTGAGGTGCTGGAGGAGACCGGCTGGCGCCCCGGCCCGATCAAGCCGCTGATCTACGCCGAGCCGGCCAACGGCATCACCGACTCCCAGCACCACGTCTTCCGGGCCGACGGGGCGACGTACGAGGGTCCGCCGACCGAGAAGAATGAGTCGGACCGGATCGAGTGGATCCCGCTGGCCGACGTGCGGGGCATGATCGACCGTCGCGAGGTCGTCAGCAGCGGGTCCCTTGTCGGGCTGCTCTATGTCCTCATGGACGAGGCGATCCGCTGA
- a CDS encoding DUF3800 domain-containing protein — translation MHLCYIDEAGNGQTLDPVRPDAPPVLVVGGFTVPRAQVKSLTWAFLAVKKHYRPQLRYADQLSEVIQHEIKGSDVRKNLRVGNHGWRRAAMELVASLLDTLESHEARILARVWIKEEGLAFDESGVYPASVAALNETFQAQLAHEHSRGMMVLDSRTKVKNAPNVHCVTTRKYRTGGDSLRGVIESPVFGHSDTHTLLQVADLVVSSLLFPIACHAYLSDVTWNVHCDDAYQPLREQFGQRLKKLQFRYQDPMGKWRGGIVVSDRRTQQSSSLMFGPKETVTMPTTAIPGQPGTPAPERREAELNTGLPPLLQ, via the coding sequence GTGCATCTGTGCTACATCGACGAGGCGGGCAACGGGCAAACGCTCGATCCCGTGAGGCCGGACGCCCCTCCGGTCCTCGTCGTCGGCGGATTCACCGTGCCCCGGGCCCAGGTCAAGTCCCTCACCTGGGCCTTCCTTGCCGTCAAGAAGCATTACCGGCCGCAGTTGCGGTACGCGGACCAGCTCTCCGAGGTGATCCAGCACGAGATCAAGGGATCAGACGTGCGCAAGAACCTCCGTGTGGGCAATCACGGCTGGCGGCGTGCGGCCATGGAGCTGGTGGCTTCACTGCTCGACACGTTGGAATCCCACGAAGCCCGGATCCTCGCCCGAGTGTGGATCAAAGAGGAGGGCCTGGCGTTTGACGAGTCCGGGGTCTACCCGGCATCCGTTGCCGCGCTGAACGAGACCTTCCAGGCTCAGCTCGCCCACGAGCACTCGCGCGGCATGATGGTCCTCGACAGCCGCACGAAGGTGAAAAATGCTCCAAATGTGCACTGCGTGACCACCCGCAAGTACCGCACGGGCGGTGACAGCCTCCGCGGGGTCATCGAGTCGCCGGTCTTCGGCCACAGCGACACCCACACGCTCCTCCAAGTCGCCGACCTCGTGGTGTCCTCCCTGCTGTTCCCCATCGCGTGCCATGCCTACCTGAGCGACGTGACTTGGAACGTGCACTGTGATGACGCTTACCAGCCATTGCGGGAGCAGTTCGGGCAGCGATTGAAGAAGCTGCAGTTCCGGTACCAGGACCCCATGGGGAAGTGGCGCGGCGGGATCGTCGTCTCCGACCGGCGGACCCAGCAGTCGTCCAGCCTGATGTTCGGACCTAAGGAGACGGTCACCATGCCTACTACGGCGATCCCGGGGCAGCCAGGAACTCCGGCCCCTGAGCGGCGCGAGGCCGAGCTGAATACCGGTTTGCCGCCTCTTCTGCAGTAG
- a CDS encoding type I restriction-modification system subunit M: protein MITGELKSKVGRVWDAFWSGGISNPLEVMEQITYLLFIKRLDEIQTRKDRKATATGKPDPDPFFSDDQQDLRWQNFKVKDPEIMYGLVADGVFPYLRRMGGDESTYSHHMKDARFTIPGPNLLAKVVDLLDGISMDSSDTKGDIYEYLLAKIATAGQNGQFRTPRHIIDLMVEMTQPGPRDEICDPACGTAGFLVQAAAYVQRVHRDALLGVEQRKHFNESMFHGFDFDPTMLRIGSMNMLLHGIENPDIRYRDSLGENAAAEAERYSLILANPPFAGSLDYESTAVDLQRIVKTKKTELLFLALFLRLLKPGGRAAVIVPDGVLFGSTKAHKELRRILVEEQQLQAVVKLPSGVFKPYAGVSTAILFFTKTDSGGTDHVWFYDVQADGLSLDDKRNALLPEERLGVRPQGDPLTLDERLKNNLPDVLARWQERDGAERNRARTEQSFCVPKSDIATQGYDLSLNRYKQLVHEEMVTRTPKDILADLEQLNEEIVKDTEGLKGMLT from the coding sequence GTGATTACGGGCGAGCTGAAGAGCAAAGTGGGGCGCGTCTGGGACGCGTTCTGGTCGGGTGGCATCTCCAATCCGTTGGAGGTGATGGAGCAGATCACGTACCTCCTCTTCATCAAGCGGCTGGACGAGATCCAGACCCGCAAGGACCGCAAGGCGACCGCAACGGGTAAGCCCGACCCGGACCCCTTCTTCTCGGACGACCAGCAGGATCTGCGCTGGCAGAACTTCAAGGTCAAGGACCCCGAGATCATGTACGGGCTCGTTGCTGACGGTGTCTTCCCGTACTTGCGTCGCATGGGCGGGGACGAATCGACGTACTCCCACCACATGAAGGACGCCCGGTTCACCATTCCGGGGCCCAACCTGCTGGCGAAGGTTGTTGACCTGCTCGACGGCATCTCCATGGACAGTAGTGACACCAAGGGCGACATCTACGAGTACCTGCTCGCGAAGATCGCCACGGCTGGCCAGAACGGCCAGTTCCGCACGCCGCGTCACATCATCGACCTGATGGTCGAGATGACCCAGCCGGGGCCCCGCGACGAGATCTGCGACCCTGCGTGCGGCACGGCCGGCTTCCTGGTGCAGGCGGCGGCATACGTGCAGCGGGTGCACCGCGACGCCCTGCTCGGGGTGGAGCAGCGCAAGCACTTCAACGAGTCGATGTTCCATGGCTTTGACTTCGACCCCACGATGCTGCGCATCGGCTCGATGAACATGCTGCTACATGGCATTGAGAACCCGGACATCCGCTACCGCGACTCGCTCGGGGAGAACGCGGCCGCCGAGGCCGAGCGCTACTCCCTGATCCTCGCGAACCCGCCTTTCGCGGGGAGCCTGGACTACGAGTCCACAGCGGTGGACCTCCAGCGCATCGTCAAGACAAAGAAGACGGAACTGCTCTTCCTGGCTCTGTTCTTGCGGCTCCTTAAGCCCGGTGGTCGGGCGGCCGTCATCGTCCCCGATGGGGTGTTGTTCGGTTCGACCAAGGCGCACAAGGAGCTACGCCGCATCCTGGTAGAGGAACAGCAACTCCAGGCAGTGGTCAAGCTCCCGAGCGGGGTCTTCAAGCCGTACGCAGGTGTGTCGACAGCGATCCTGTTTTTCACGAAGACGGACTCGGGTGGCACGGACCACGTCTGGTTCTACGACGTTCAGGCGGATGGTCTGAGCCTGGACGACAAGCGCAACGCGCTGCTGCCAGAGGAGCGCTTGGGCGTCCGCCCGCAAGGCGACCCGCTGACGCTGGACGAACGTCTCAAGAACAACCTCCCCGACGTCCTGGCACGCTGGCAGGAACGGGATGGCGCGGAGAGGAACCGGGCGAGGACTGAGCAGAGCTTCTGCGTGCCTAAGTCGGACATCGCGACCCAGGGATACGACCTTTCCCTAAACCGCTACAAGCAACTCGTCCACGAGGAAATGGTGACGCGCACGCCGAAGGATATTCTAGCGGATCTGGAGCAACTAAACGAGGAGATCGTCAAGGACACAGAGGGGCTGAAGGGAATGCTGACGTGA
- a CDS encoding restriction endonuclease subunit S: MSQWSEAALGEVAEIARSVVEPRDLPPETKYLGLEHLERGGRIIGVATVGSEEVSSSKFKFNAGDILYGKLRPYLGKIAAPEFAGVCSTDILPVRPGHHLERRYLLHFLRQPRMVELANSRATGANLPRLAPKELAKIQIPLPALAEQKRIAAVLDQVDALRAKRREAIALLGVLAQSIFLDMFGDPARNPMGWEQRSFGDLILDGPQNGLYKPAGDYGDGVPILRIDSFQAGELKPASQWRLVNASLLEQERYGLRQSDIIINRVNSRSHLGKSVMVGEVPKGSVFESNMMRVRVDPSLARPVFIEQYLQSGFMRRRILESAKDAVNQSSINQQDVKVLPVFVPSMKSQCRFEESLEQIRGGQRKHRAHLATLEELFTSLQHRAFSGTLWDHEATGEAA, from the coding sequence GTGAGCCAATGGAGTGAGGCAGCTTTGGGTGAGGTTGCCGAAATCGCTCGTTCTGTGGTCGAGCCCCGCGATCTCCCTCCCGAGACTAAATACCTGGGGTTGGAGCACCTTGAACGCGGTGGACGGATTATCGGTGTTGCCACCGTAGGATCAGAGGAAGTGTCCAGCTCTAAATTTAAATTCAACGCCGGAGATATCCTCTATGGGAAGCTCCGGCCGTATCTTGGGAAGATTGCGGCGCCTGAATTTGCCGGTGTTTGCAGTACGGATATTCTTCCGGTGCGCCCGGGGCATCATCTGGAGCGTAGGTACCTCCTACACTTCCTGCGGCAACCCAGAATGGTAGAGCTGGCAAACTCTCGAGCAACGGGTGCCAACCTTCCCCGCCTAGCGCCAAAGGAGCTGGCGAAGATTCAGATTCCGCTTCCGGCCCTTGCGGAGCAGAAGCGCATCGCCGCCGTCCTCGACCAGGTAGACGCGCTCCGCGCTAAGCGCCGAGAAGCGATCGCCCTCCTTGGTGTTCTCGCCCAGTCGATCTTCCTTGATATGTTCGGTGATCCTGCAAGAAACCCAATGGGATGGGAGCAGCGTAGTTTCGGAGACCTGATCTTGGATGGTCCGCAGAATGGATTGTATAAGCCTGCGGGAGATTACGGTGACGGCGTTCCCATCCTGAGAATCGATTCTTTTCAGGCGGGAGAATTGAAGCCCGCATCGCAATGGCGGCTAGTCAACGCGAGTCTGCTAGAACAAGAGCGTTACGGGCTCCGACAGTCCGATATTATCATCAACCGCGTGAATAGTCGTAGCCATCTCGGCAAGTCTGTGATGGTTGGAGAGGTTCCTAAGGGCTCCGTATTTGAATCAAATATGATGAGAGTTCGCGTCGATCCTTCTCTTGCGCGTCCTGTCTTTATTGAGCAGTATCTGCAGTCGGGATTTATGCGAAGGCGCATCCTTGAATCGGCAAAGGATGCAGTGAATCAGTCGAGCATTAATCAGCAAGACGTAAAGGTGCTGCCAGTATTCGTACCCTCGATGAAGAGCCAATGCCGCTTCGAGGAGTCGCTCGAACAGATTCGAGGGGGTCAGCGAAAGCATCGCGCCCACCTCGCGACGCTCGAAGAACTCTTCACATCCCTTCAGCACCGTGCCTTCTCCGGCACTCTCTGGGATCATGAAGCCACCGGCGAAGCGGCGTAA
- a CDS encoding DEAD/DEAH box helicase family protein encodes MGSDQNGQNSQDSHGQGGADYGNSARDRAAADNVGRTATGNFAFLRAEWPALYDEAIRAERLIHHDPRAACFYARRAIEITARWMYDKDSSLSEPYKKDLAAMLHEPSFRQLVGPIVNAKMDLIRRHGNNAVHKAAPVPKVVAEASVKELFHSLYWFARTYTRQASALPPAGLEFDTSAVPRPLSPQARALKQAELKAKEAEDEARFKEQAEQLAAERAQNADLARQLEELKAQIAAVKAANQSVRDTHDYDEKATRDAFIDLLLKEAGWDLLTRGKDTEYPIATGMPTKTGRGFVDYVLWGDDGKPLAVVEAKRTQRDARDGQQQAKLYADALEKQFNRRPVIFYTNGYETYLWDDAAWGKDRGYPPRRVQGFFTKDELHWHIRQRAGRLSLTTTPVNEKIAGRPYQLRAIKRVGETFERDRGRQALLVMATGTGKTRTTVALVDQLMKAGWAQRVLFLADRQALVTQAMKAFKENLPNTPVASLLDDKAASARVYLSTYQTMMKQIDVIDGAGRRRFGPGYFDLIVIDEAHRSVYAKYGELFRYFDSLLLGLTATPKDEIDHNTYKLFAMEDGVPTDSYDLHEAAAEGYLVLPKAVKVPLKFMEHGIRYADLSEGEKAEWDAKEWTEDGDIPDVVGRHEMNKFLFNEDTVDKMLETLMTRGHRVEGGDQLGKTIIFAKNNEHARYIEERFNANYPQGAGHTARVITYKETYAQSLIDDFSNPKNPPNAPDIAISVDMLDTGIDVPEVVNLVFAKPVFSKTKFWQMIGRGTRLRSALYGPDPDNPEHNKRNFYVFDFCGNIDFFNSQLDRSEGRRAVTLTEKLLQRQLDLVRVLDKRQQPDPARDAGPDAIGTEAEIRWSLAHRLHHTVTGMNLDNFLVRPHRREVEVFSDFGRWHRVDDDADTSVREHLLGLPSEFRPDDEETGEEAKRFDLMAYGLQLAALEGGKEFAKLRAKIQDIASNLLTKTNIPAVGEQAELLEAVAGDEWWDGVTLPLLEDMRRRMRRLARLTDPKVKRNVVYTDFADTLGDITEAEIQGMPQGTDEQRFKQKARAYLLRHEDQPVVRKLRLNEQITEVDLADLEEIFLSEAIASPEDLDEVQSSGGLGLFVRGLCGLDRQAAQKAFEVFCTGKQLSSRQIDFLALIIDTVAKRGILGLGDLYEDSFADLAPGGPDDLFSGEELEVLNVIFMELERTARPTTLAA; translated from the coding sequence ATGGGTAGCGACCAGAACGGTCAGAACAGCCAGGACAGCCACGGCCAGGGAGGGGCTGACTACGGCAATAGCGCCCGTGACCGCGCCGCAGCCGATAACGTCGGCCGTACCGCGACGGGCAACTTCGCCTTCCTCCGCGCCGAGTGGCCCGCCCTCTATGACGAGGCGATCCGTGCCGAGCGGCTGATCCACCACGACCCTCGTGCCGCCTGCTTCTATGCTCGCCGTGCCATCGAGATCACGGCCCGCTGGATGTACGACAAGGACAGCAGCCTTAGCGAGCCCTACAAGAAGGACCTCGCGGCGATGCTCCACGAGCCGAGCTTCCGGCAGCTCGTCGGGCCGATAGTCAACGCCAAGATGGACCTCATCCGCCGGCACGGCAATAACGCCGTGCATAAGGCCGCCCCGGTCCCGAAGGTCGTTGCCGAGGCCAGCGTCAAGGAGCTGTTCCACTCCCTCTACTGGTTCGCCCGCACATACACCCGCCAGGCTTCGGCTCTGCCGCCCGCCGGGTTGGAGTTCGACACCAGTGCCGTACCGCGCCCTCTCTCCCCCCAGGCCCGCGCGCTGAAGCAGGCCGAGCTCAAGGCCAAGGAGGCGGAGGACGAGGCACGCTTCAAGGAGCAGGCCGAGCAGCTCGCGGCCGAGCGTGCCCAGAACGCGGACCTCGCCCGGCAGCTCGAAGAGCTCAAGGCGCAGATCGCCGCCGTGAAAGCCGCCAACCAGTCCGTGCGGGACACCCACGACTACGATGAGAAGGCGACCCGGGACGCCTTCATTGACCTGCTCCTCAAGGAAGCGGGCTGGGACCTCCTCACCCGGGGCAAGGACACCGAGTACCCGATAGCGACCGGGATGCCTACCAAGACGGGCAGGGGGTTCGTCGACTACGTGCTCTGGGGCGACGATGGCAAGCCCCTCGCTGTCGTTGAGGCCAAACGAACCCAGCGGGACGCCCGTGACGGGCAGCAGCAGGCGAAGCTATACGCCGACGCGCTTGAGAAGCAGTTCAACCGCCGCCCGGTGATCTTCTACACCAACGGATACGAGACCTACCTCTGGGACGACGCCGCGTGGGGCAAGGACCGCGGCTACCCACCCCGCCGGGTGCAGGGCTTCTTCACCAAGGACGAGCTGCACTGGCACATCCGCCAGCGCGCTGGACGCCTCTCCCTCACGACCACGCCGGTGAACGAGAAGATCGCCGGCCGCCCCTACCAGCTCCGCGCGATCAAGCGGGTGGGCGAGACCTTCGAGAGGGACCGGGGCCGTCAGGCGCTGCTCGTCATGGCGACCGGCACCGGCAAGACCCGTACCACCGTGGCCCTCGTGGACCAGCTGATGAAGGCGGGCTGGGCGCAGCGGGTGCTGTTCCTCGCCGACCGGCAGGCGCTGGTCACCCAGGCGATGAAGGCGTTCAAGGAGAACCTGCCCAACACCCCCGTGGCCAGCCTCCTCGACGACAAGGCCGCCTCTGCCCGCGTCTACCTCTCCACCTACCAGACGATGATGAAGCAGATCGACGTTATCGACGGTGCGGGCCGCCGGCGCTTCGGTCCCGGCTACTTCGACCTGATTGTCATCGACGAGGCGCACCGCTCCGTGTACGCGAAGTACGGTGAGCTGTTCCGCTACTTCGACTCGCTGCTGCTTGGCCTGACCGCCACACCCAAGGACGAGATCGACCACAACACGTACAAGCTGTTCGCCATGGAGGACGGGGTCCCGACCGACTCCTATGACCTCCATGAAGCCGCCGCCGAGGGTTATCTCGTCCTTCCCAAGGCGGTGAAGGTGCCGCTGAAGTTCATGGAACATGGCATTCGCTACGCCGACCTTTCGGAGGGGGAGAAGGCGGAGTGGGACGCCAAGGAGTGGACCGAGGACGGTGACATCCCGGACGTGGTGGGCCGGCACGAGATGAACAAGTTCCTCTTCAATGAGGACACTGTGGACAAGATGCTAGAGACGCTGATGACGCGCGGCCACCGCGTCGAGGGCGGCGACCAGCTCGGCAAGACGATCATCTTCGCGAAGAACAACGAGCACGCCCGGTACATCGAGGAGCGCTTCAACGCGAACTACCCACAGGGTGCTGGCCACACGGCGCGCGTGATCACGTACAAGGAGACGTACGCTCAGTCCCTCATCGACGACTTCTCCAACCCCAAGAACCCGCCGAATGCCCCCGACATCGCCATCTCCGTCGACATGCTCGACACCGGCATCGATGTGCCCGAGGTGGTGAACCTGGTCTTCGCCAAGCCTGTCTTTTCCAAGACCAAGTTCTGGCAGATGATCGGCCGCGGCACCCGCCTGCGCTCTGCCCTCTACGGCCCCGACCCCGACAACCCCGAGCACAACAAGCGGAACTTCTACGTCTTTGACTTCTGCGGCAACATCGACTTCTTCAACAGTCAGCTCGACCGGTCGGAGGGGCGCAGGGCCGTCACCCTCACGGAAAAGCTCCTCCAGCGCCAGCTCGACCTCGTACGAGTCCTGGACAAGCGGCAGCAGCCCGATCCGGCACGGGACGCCGGCCCCGACGCGATCGGCACCGAGGCGGAGATCCGCTGGTCGCTGGCCCACCGGCTGCACCACACCGTCACCGGCATGAACCTGGACAACTTCCTGGTCCGTCCTCACCGCCGGGAGGTCGAGGTCTTCAGCGACTTCGGCAGATGGCACCGGGTGGATGATGACGCGGACACCTCGGTCCGTGAGCACTTGCTCGGCCTGCCCAGTGAGTTCCGCCCGGATGACGAGGAGACGGGCGAGGAGGCCAAGCGGTTCGACCTGATGGCGTACGGTCTCCAGCTCGCCGCGCTGGAAGGCGGTAAGGAGTTCGCCAAGCTGCGCGCGAAGATCCAGGACATCGCTTCCAACCTGCTCACCAAGACCAATATCCCGGCAGTCGGCGAGCAGGCCGAGCTGCTGGAAGCGGTGGCGGGCGACGAGTGGTGGGACGGCGTCACGCTCCCGCTGCTGGAGGACATGCGGCGCCGTATGCGCCGACTGGCGCGTCTCACCGACCCCAAGGTCAAGCGGAACGTCGTCTACACCGACTTTGCTGACACGCTCGGCGACATCACCGAGGCCGAGATCCAAGGAATGCCCCAGGGTACGGACGAGCAGCGCTTCAAGCAGAAGGCCCGCGCCTACCTCCTGCGCCACGAGGACCAGCCGGTGGTGCGCAAGCTGCGTCTCAATGAGCAGATCACCGAAGTCGATCTCGCGGACCTGGAAGAGATCTTCCTGTCAGAGGCCATCGCCTCCCCGGAGGACCTCGACGAGGTGCAGTCCTCCGGCGGCCTCGGCCTGTTCGTGCGCGGGCTGTGTGGGCTGGATCGGCAGGCCGCACAGAAGGCGTTCGAGGTCTTCTGCACAGGTAAGCAGCTCAGCTCCCGCCAGATCGACTTCCTGGCGTTGATCATCGATACGGTGGCAAAGCGCGGAATCCTGGGCTTGGGCGACCTCTACGAGGACTCGTTCGCCGATCTTGCCCCGGGCGGCCCCGACGACCTGTTCAGCGGTGAGGAACTCGAAGTTCTCAACGTCATCTTCATGGAACTGGAGCGGACGGCCAGGCCCACCACCTTGGCGGCATGA
- a CDS encoding dehydrogenase encodes MTDDNPACPECGRPMESGGLVLGKREDDDRRTCRTLWRCAGRHVWWRWADLPEEPLETCPVPELFR; translated from the coding sequence ATGACCGACGACAACCCGGCCTGTCCCGAGTGCGGCCGGCCCATGGAGTCCGGCGGTTTGGTCCTCGGGAAGCGTGAGGACGATGACCGGCGGACCTGCCGGACACTGTGGAGGTGTGCCGGTCGGCATGTCTGGTGGCGCTGGGCCGACCTGCCGGAGGAGCCGCTGGAGACCTGCCCGGTGCCCGAGCTGTTCCGGTGA
- a CDS encoding tetratricopeptide repeat protein, protein MAHCGGSPVGAVKFLAGATAPAPAVPEPYEALAELWRDRRSEIEQGLAGDGSLTSVLAQAYFQFLDGDMDDAVMSLGSVTGARPEVAWGTAPWFSDARLLDSVSAEALAEACLRTLDYGQNLDTDEMRERFTPWFRAIDRVSGRSPVPESLAAMARLPRACGRHELAFTLCDRADAVERVMWTAVARASTWRAMGDLDQAAAAFESALALDPANWSVHLDLADLRADQGDYAAAADLAERGLRHEPREVTLRAAAAAYRTRLSGSPDDLRTLITLAPQLANPSYRKLLIDRACAAPGLPGELVAEAARAGAN, encoded by the coding sequence ATGGCGCACTGCGGCGGAAGCCCGGTCGGCGCAGTGAAGTTCCTGGCGGGGGCGACAGCCCCGGCGCCGGCAGTCCCCGAGCCCTATGAGGCCCTCGCCGAGCTGTGGCGGGACCGCCGCTCGGAGATCGAGCAGGGTCTGGCCGGAGACGGGTCCTTGACCTCCGTACTGGCGCAGGCCTACTTCCAGTTCCTCGACGGGGACATGGACGACGCGGTCATGTCCCTGGGCTCGGTCACCGGCGCGCGGCCCGAGGTAGCGTGGGGCACGGCTCCTTGGTTCAGCGACGCCCGCCTCCTCGACTCGGTGAGCGCGGAGGCGTTGGCGGAGGCGTGTCTGCGGACCTTGGACTACGGCCAGAACCTCGACACCGACGAGATGCGCGAGCGGTTCACGCCCTGGTTCCGCGCCATCGACAGGGTGTCAGGCCGGAGCCCCGTACCGGAGTCGCTGGCCGCCATGGCCCGACTACCCCGCGCCTGCGGCCGCCACGAACTGGCGTTCACCCTGTGCGACCGGGCCGACGCCGTCGAACGGGTCATGTGGACCGCGGTCGCCCGCGCGAGCACCTGGCGCGCGATGGGCGACCTGGACCAGGCAGCGGCGGCCTTCGAGAGCGCCCTGGCCCTGGACCCCGCCAACTGGTCCGTCCATCTGGACCTTGCCGATCTGCGGGCCGACCAGGGCGACTACGCCGCCGCCGCGGACCTCGCCGAACGGGGCCTGCGCCACGAACCGCGCGAAGTCACCCTGCGCGCGGCGGCCGCCGCCTACCGCACGCGCCTGTCCGGCTCCCCCGACGACCTGCGGACCCTGATCACGCTGGCCCCGCAACTCGCGAACCCCTCGTACCGGAAACTGCTGATCGACCGCGCGTGCGCGGCGCCGGGACTGCCGGGCGAACTCGTGGCGGAGGCCGCCCGCGCGGGCGCCAACTAG
- a CDS encoding NAD(P)/FAD-dependent oxidoreductase translates to MKHRIIVLGAGYTGAIAAGRLARRLHGDDVAITLVNAEPDFVERVRMHQVAAGQDLQSRPFAEMFAGTGVELRLAKVTGVDVGRRTVAVSDTTGGPEELAYDTLVYALGSSWNTQDVPGTAEHAHDIAGRPGALRLRARLAGLGAGQTVVVVGGGLTGLEAATEIAEARPDLDVALAARGGLGDWLSPKGRGHVWKVCDRLGITVHEHTAVTAVGTDSVTTADGKEIPAAVTVWTTGFAVHPIARDTALEVTGTGQIVVDGTMRSVSHPDVYAIGDAAMATGPADKPLRMSCATGTPTAWQAADAIAARLTGTKLPNTPLRYFNQCISLGRREGLIQYVTADDRSVRAALTGRTAALYKELVCKGAAWGVANPTIGLPVRRRRITAGLTAGGHVTGEGAPVEGSAAEASA, encoded by the coding sequence ATGAAGCACCGGATCATCGTCCTCGGAGCCGGATACACCGGAGCCATCGCAGCCGGCCGCCTCGCCAGGCGACTGCACGGCGACGACGTCGCCATCACCCTCGTCAACGCCGAGCCCGACTTCGTCGAGCGGGTACGGATGCACCAGGTCGCGGCCGGCCAGGACCTCCAATCCCGGCCCTTCGCCGAGATGTTCGCGGGCACCGGCGTCGAGCTGAGGCTCGCGAAGGTGACCGGCGTCGACGTCGGCCGCCGCACCGTCGCCGTGAGCGACACGACCGGCGGACCCGAGGAGCTCGCGTACGACACCCTCGTGTACGCCCTCGGCAGCAGCTGGAACACCCAGGACGTCCCCGGCACCGCCGAACACGCCCACGACATCGCCGGCCGCCCCGGAGCACTCAGGCTGCGCGCACGCCTGGCCGGCCTCGGTGCCGGACAGACCGTGGTCGTCGTGGGCGGCGGCCTCACCGGCCTGGAGGCCGCGACCGAGATCGCCGAGGCCCGGCCGGACCTCGACGTCGCCCTCGCCGCCCGAGGGGGACTCGGCGACTGGCTCTCCCCCAAGGGCAGGGGGCACGTGTGGAAGGTCTGCGACAGGCTCGGCATCACCGTGCACGAGCACACGGCCGTCACCGCCGTCGGGACCGACAGCGTCACCACGGCCGACGGCAAGGAGATCCCCGCCGCGGTCACCGTGTGGACGACCGGCTTCGCCGTCCACCCGATCGCGCGGGACACCGCGCTGGAGGTCACCGGCACGGGCCAGATCGTCGTGGACGGGACGATGCGGTCGGTCTCGCACCCCGACGTCTACGCCATCGGCGACGCGGCGATGGCGACGGGCCCCGCCGACAAGCCGCTGCGCATGTCGTGCGCGACGGGCACACCGACCGCATGGCAGGCCGCCGACGCCATCGCGGCACGCCTGACCGGAACGAAACTCCCGAACACCCCGCTGCGCTACTTCAACCAGTGCATCTCCCTGGGCCGCAGGGAAGGCCTGATCCAGTACGTCACCGCCGACGACCGGTCCGTCCGGGCGGCCCTGACCGGACGCACCGCCGCCCTCTACAAGGAACTGGTCTGCAAGGGCGCGGCCTGGGGCGTGGCCAACCCGACGATCGGCCTCCCGGTCCGGCGCCGCCGCATCACGGCGGGCCTCACCGCGGGAGGTCACGTCACGGGGGAGGGCGCGCCCGTGGAGGGCTCGGCCGCCGAGGCCTCGGCCTGA